In Herbaspirillum seropedicae, a single window of DNA contains:
- the lptF gene encoding LPS export ABC transporter permease LptF, whose protein sequence is MIFQRALRRELTSTAGGVFTTLFTITLTVMLIKILGQAAGGQVASQDVIALIGFQSLNYMPIILILTGFISVLLVMTRSYQDSEIVVWFACGMSLTRWIAPVLRFGWPIVALVAALSFVATPWANQQSSEYRSRFEQREDIARVSPGKFQESAAANRIFFVEGISGDASKVRNIFVNTIGADGKNSVVVAKEGETVIDPDGEKFVVMNQGRRYDGSPGLPDFQIVDFERYGLLIGNQSQNAAGERSARALQMNELVAKNDGYARGELLWRIALPFMALTLMLLAIPLSFVNPRAGRSLGLLVALLLFVVYSNTVSVFQASVAQGRATFMMAWWPVHVVVVLLIVGMFALRLNINHPYHPSRLWSRVRRAMTFQREA, encoded by the coding sequence ATGATTTTCCAGCGCGCACTTCGACGCGAATTGACCAGCACCGCAGGTGGGGTCTTCACGACGCTGTTCACCATCACCCTGACCGTGATGCTCATCAAGATACTGGGCCAGGCCGCCGGCGGCCAGGTCGCCTCCCAGGACGTGATCGCCCTGATCGGCTTCCAGTCCCTGAACTACATGCCCATCATCCTCATCCTCACCGGTTTCATCTCGGTGCTGCTGGTGATGACGCGCAGCTACCAGGATTCCGAGATAGTGGTCTGGTTCGCCTGCGGCATGTCGCTGACCCGCTGGATCGCTCCGGTGCTGCGTTTCGGCTGGCCCATCGTGGCCCTGGTGGCGGCGCTGTCCTTCGTGGCCACGCCCTGGGCCAACCAGCAGAGCAGCGAATACCGCAGCCGCTTCGAGCAGCGCGAGGACATCGCCCGGGTCTCGCCGGGCAAGTTCCAGGAGTCCGCTGCGGCCAACCGCATCTTCTTTGTCGAGGGCATTTCGGGCGACGCCTCCAAGGTGCGCAACATCTTCGTCAATACCATCGGCGCCGATGGCAAGAACAGCGTGGTGGTGGCCAAGGAAGGCGAAACCGTCATCGATCCCGACGGCGAGAAGTTCGTGGTCATGAACCAGGGCCGCCGCTATGACGGCTCGCCCGGCCTGCCGGACTTCCAGATCGTCGACTTCGAACGCTATGGGCTGCTGATCGGCAACCAGTCCCAGAACGCTGCCGGCGAGCGCTCGGCGCGGGCCTTGCAGATGAATGAGCTGGTGGCCAAGAACGACGGCTACGCCCGCGGCGAACTGCTCTGGCGCATCGCCTTGCCCTTCATGGCGCTGACCCTGATGCTGCTGGCCATCCCGCTGTCCTTCGTCAATCCGCGCGCCGGACGGTCGCTGGGCCTCCTGGTGGCGCTGCTGCTGTTCGTGGTCTACAGCAATACGGTCAGCGTGTTCCAGGCCTCGGTGGCGCAGGGCCGCGCCACCTTCATGATGGCCTGGTGGCCGGTCCACGTGGTCGTGGTCCTGCTGATCGTGGGCATGTTCGCGCTGCGCCTGAACATCAACCATCCCTATCATCCATCCCGGTTGTGGAGCCGTGTGCGCCGCGCCATGACGTTCCAGCGCGAGGCCTGA
- a CDS encoding leucyl aminopeptidase → MDFSTKTLDAKNAVTAVKTGALVVGIYENRKLSKAAGALDKLGAISAALKSGDISGKPGSTLLLRGVTGIAAERIVLLGLGAEEEIADKSFATASSALVRTLATLGCDDAALALPFDGVKGRDLTWTIRNVVLAGRDAVYRSDTMKSKKDPAPTGVKKVTLLVPASDSVTAKAALAEAVALANGMALTKELGNLPGNVCTPTYLANTAKKLAKQFGLGVEVLDRKQLQALKMGSFLSVTNGSDEPPKFIVLKHMGGKAKDAPVVLVGKGITFDTGGISLKPGLNMDEMKYDMCGAASVLGTFRTIAELGLKMNVIGVIPTCENMPSGRATKPGDIVTSMSGQTIEVLNTDAEGRLILCDALTYVERFKPAAVVDIATLTGACIVALGHHNSGLFTREDEAHDALANALLAAGRDSGDTAWRMPIQEVYQEQLKSNFADIANIGGQPAGSVTAACFLERFTRKYTWAHLDIAGTAWKSGAAKGATGRPVPLLTTWLLNQARAKAARA, encoded by the coding sequence ATGGACTTTAGCACAAAAACATTGGACGCAAAAAACGCCGTGACCGCCGTCAAGACCGGCGCACTGGTGGTTGGCATCTATGAAAACCGCAAGCTGTCCAAGGCCGCTGGCGCGCTCGACAAACTGGGCGCCATCAGCGCCGCCCTGAAGTCGGGGGACATTTCCGGCAAGCCGGGCTCCACCCTGCTGCTGCGCGGCGTCACCGGCATCGCTGCCGAGCGCATCGTGCTGCTGGGCCTGGGCGCCGAGGAAGAGATCGCCGACAAGAGCTTCGCCACGGCCAGCAGCGCGCTGGTGCGCACCCTGGCCACGCTGGGCTGCGACGACGCCGCCCTGGCCCTGCCCTTCGACGGCGTCAAGGGCCGCGACCTGACCTGGACCATCCGCAACGTCGTGCTGGCCGGCCGTGACGCGGTCTACCGTTCCGACACGATGAAGAGCAAGAAGGACCCCGCTCCCACTGGCGTGAAGAAGGTGACCCTGCTGGTCCCGGCCAGCGACAGCGTCACCGCCAAGGCGGCCCTGGCCGAAGCCGTGGCCCTGGCCAATGGCATGGCCCTGACCAAGGAGCTGGGCAACCTGCCGGGCAATGTCTGCACCCCCACCTACCTGGCCAATACTGCCAAGAAGCTGGCCAAGCAGTTCGGCCTGGGCGTGGAAGTGCTGGACCGCAAGCAGCTCCAGGCGCTGAAGATGGGCAGCTTCCTGTCGGTCACCAACGGCAGCGACGAGCCGCCCAAGTTCATCGTCTTGAAGCACATGGGCGGCAAGGCCAAGGATGCGCCGGTGGTGCTGGTGGGCAAGGGCATCACCTTCGACACCGGCGGCATCTCCCTCAAGCCCGGCCTGAACATGGACGAGATGAAGTACGACATGTGCGGCGCCGCCTCGGTGCTGGGCACCTTCCGCACCATCGCCGAACTGGGCCTGAAGATGAACGTCATCGGCGTCATCCCCACCTGCGAGAACATGCCCTCGGGCCGCGCCACCAAGCCGGGCGACATCGTCACCTCCATGTCCGGCCAGACCATCGAAGTGCTCAATACCGACGCCGAAGGCCGCCTGATCCTGTGCGACGCCCTGACCTACGTGGAACGCTTCAAGCCGGCCGCCGTGGTGGACATCGCCACCCTGACCGGCGCCTGCATCGTGGCCCTGGGTCATCACAACTCGGGCCTGTTCACCCGCGAGGACGAGGCGCATGACGCCCTGGCCAACGCCCTGCTGGCCGCTGGCCGCGACAGTGGCGACACCGCCTGGCGCATGCCGATCCAGGAGGTCTACCAGGAGCAGCTCAAGTCCAACTTCGCCGACATCGCCAATATCGGCGGGCAGCCAGCCGGCAGCGTCACCGCCGCCTGCTTCCTGGAACGCTTCACCCGCAAGTACACCTGGGCGCACCTGGACATCGCCGGCACTGCCTGGAAGAGCGGCGCGGCCAAGGGCGCAACGGGCCGCCCGGTGCCGCTGCTGACCACCTGGCTGCTGAACCAGGCGCGCGCCAAGGCGGCCCGCGCCTGA
- a CDS encoding dienelactone hydrolase family protein, protein MHFPSADGRTELTAYLFTPAGAGPHPAVVMLHGRAGPYSSRINGDCTRIGPALPSPCDASTLSQRHQAWAAYWIERGYLALLVDSYGPRGVAHGFGRHTHGAPERAEVNELTVRPLDAEGALAWLAPRSDVNPARILLQGWSNGASTALNVMQRQASRLGGTAPSFAGAMVFYPGCGPQALLSSSPELDRPVQVLLGAADQEVSPQRCLRVLRQAIPMRRNSSPVVTLYPGATHDFDDPGRPRQAIPANRQARADALTRLGPWADQVPPATLP, encoded by the coding sequence GTGCATTTCCCTTCAGCCGATGGACGCACCGAGCTGACCGCCTACCTCTTCACCCCTGCCGGCGCCGGACCACACCCCGCCGTAGTGATGCTGCACGGGCGCGCCGGCCCTTACTCCAGCCGGATCAATGGCGACTGCACCCGCATCGGTCCTGCCCTGCCCTCGCCCTGCGACGCCAGCACGCTCAGCCAGCGCCACCAGGCCTGGGCCGCCTATTGGATAGAGCGCGGCTACCTGGCCCTGCTGGTGGACAGCTATGGCCCGCGCGGGGTAGCCCATGGCTTCGGACGGCATACCCATGGCGCGCCAGAACGCGCCGAGGTCAACGAACTGACGGTGCGCCCGCTGGACGCCGAAGGCGCGCTGGCCTGGCTGGCGCCGCGCAGCGACGTCAACCCGGCGCGCATCCTGCTGCAAGGCTGGTCCAATGGCGCCAGCACGGCCCTGAACGTGATGCAGCGTCAGGCCAGCCGCCTGGGTGGCACAGCGCCCTCCTTTGCCGGGGCGATGGTGTTCTATCCCGGCTGCGGCCCCCAGGCCCTGCTCTCCTCCTCGCCTGAACTGGACCGGCCGGTGCAGGTCCTGCTGGGCGCGGCCGACCAGGAAGTCTCACCCCAGCGCTGCCTGCGCGTGCTGCGACAGGCCATCCCCATGCGCCGCAACAGTAGTCCGGTGGTCACTCTGTACCCCGGCGCAACCCACGACTTCGACGATCCCGGACGCCCCCGCCAGGCCATCCCGGCCAACCGGCAGGCCCGCGCCGACGCCCTGACCCGCCTGGGTCCGTGGGCCGACCAGGTGCCGCCGGCCACGCTGCCTTGA
- a CDS encoding alkene reductase, giving the protein MSISSQNSDLFKPVQLGAVQLQNRIVMAPLTRSRAQAGDVPSDLAAEYYAQRAGAGLIIAEATQISPEGKGYAWTPGIYNDAHVAAWKKITDAVHAKGGRIFLQLWHVGRISHPDLQPGHALPVAPSAVQPEGQAFTESGFKPFVTPRALEAAELPAIVEQYKKAAQLSMQAGFDGVEIHAANGYLLDQFLRDKTNQRTDGYGGSIENRARLLLEVVQAVTSVVPSERVGIRLSPISPANDIADSDPKALFSYVVEQLNRFKLVYLHVVEGATGGPREVPGGFDLQVLRDLFKGLYIANNGYDLDMALQARASNRADLVAFGRPWIANPDLVQRFLHGAELATFNQATLYGGGAAGYTDYPPMKQG; this is encoded by the coding sequence ATGAGTATCTCCAGCCAGAACAGCGACCTGTTCAAGCCTGTGCAACTCGGCGCGGTCCAGTTGCAGAATCGTATCGTCATGGCCCCGCTCACCCGCAGCCGCGCGCAAGCCGGTGACGTGCCCAGCGACCTGGCCGCCGAGTATTACGCCCAGCGCGCCGGCGCCGGCCTGATCATCGCCGAAGCCACCCAGATCTCGCCCGAAGGCAAGGGCTACGCCTGGACCCCGGGCATCTACAACGACGCCCACGTGGCGGCCTGGAAGAAGATCACCGACGCCGTCCACGCCAAGGGCGGTCGCATCTTCCTGCAGCTATGGCACGTCGGCCGCATCTCCCACCCCGACCTGCAACCGGGCCATGCCCTGCCGGTCGCACCGTCAGCGGTCCAGCCCGAGGGCCAGGCCTTCACCGAAAGCGGCTTCAAGCCCTTCGTCACGCCGCGCGCGCTGGAAGCAGCCGAGCTGCCCGCCATCGTCGAGCAGTACAAGAAGGCCGCCCAGCTCTCCATGCAGGCCGGTTTCGACGGCGTCGAAATCCACGCCGCCAATGGCTACCTGCTGGACCAGTTCCTGCGCGACAAGACCAACCAGCGCACCGATGGCTACGGCGGCAGCATCGAGAACCGTGCACGCCTGCTGCTGGAGGTGGTGCAGGCCGTGACCTCGGTCGTGCCCAGCGAGCGCGTAGGCATCCGCCTCTCGCCCATCAGCCCAGCCAACGATATCGCCGACAGCGATCCCAAGGCCTTGTTCAGCTATGTGGTGGAGCAGCTCAACCGCTTCAAGCTGGTCTACCTGCACGTGGTCGAAGGGGCCACCGGCGGACCACGCGAGGTGCCGGGCGGCTTCGACCTGCAGGTGCTGCGCGACCTCTTCAAGGGCCTCTATATCGCCAACAATGGCTACGACCTGGACATGGCCTTGCAGGCCCGCGCCAGCAACCGCGCCGACCTGGTGGCCTTTGGCCGGCCCTGGATCGCCAACCCCGACCTGGTGCAGCGCTTCCTGCATGGCGCTGAACTGGCCACCTTCAACCAGGCCACCCTGTATGGCGGTGGTGCAGCGGGCTACACCGACTATCCGCCGATGAAACAAGGCTAA
- a CDS encoding MipA/OmpV family protein, translated as MKTIFATLSLACCALPALAQQAAPQDTDPLQLQDRITGDIGGGVYRMDRNGLDRSSRTTVLPYAYFDYGRFFARVDTFGVKTARMGYGYLELAGRINLEGFDAQGGLQRRSDPIPLGLGSFQETPIGAFFLNVFHDFNKSHGTLAEAIYAAQLDVGPVSFYPQVGVEYRDSRYNDYFYGVSGQEASSSGLPAYRAGSSTSPLLGLVADMPISGNWRLNLTLRRKWLDNAISDSPIIRRKTDDLAILALTYRFK; from the coding sequence ATGAAAACAATATTCGCCACCCTGTCCCTCGCCTGCTGCGCCCTGCCCGCACTGGCCCAGCAAGCCGCGCCCCAGGATACCGATCCGCTGCAGCTGCAAGACCGCATCACCGGCGACATCGGTGGCGGCGTCTACCGCATGGACCGCAATGGGCTGGACCGCAGCAGCCGCACCACCGTGCTGCCCTATGCGTATTTCGACTATGGCCGCTTCTTCGCCCGGGTCGACACCTTTGGCGTAAAGACCGCGCGCATGGGTTATGGCTACCTGGAATTGGCTGGTCGCATCAACCTGGAAGGCTTCGACGCCCAGGGCGGCCTGCAGCGTCGCTCCGATCCCATCCCGCTGGGCCTGGGCAGCTTCCAGGAAACGCCTATCGGCGCCTTCTTCCTGAATGTCTTCCACGACTTCAACAAGTCGCATGGCACCTTGGCTGAGGCCATCTACGCCGCCCAGCTCGACGTCGGGCCGGTGAGCTTCTACCCGCAAGTGGGCGTGGAATATCGCGACAGCCGCTACAACGATTACTTCTACGGCGTCTCCGGCCAGGAGGCCAGCTCCAGCGGCTTGCCGGCCTATCGCGCGGGCTCCTCCACCAGCCCGCTGCTGGGCCTGGTGGCCGACATGCCCATCAGCGGCAACTGGCGGCTGAACCTGACCCTGCGCCGCAAATGGCTGGACAACGCCATCTCCGACAGCCCGATCATCCGCCGCAAGACCGATGACCTGGCCATCCTCGCACTGACCTACCGCTTCAAGTAA
- a CDS encoding FxDxF family PEP-CTERM protein: MKKLIGGVLLASALCSVGATASAAQINGTQALTFNNSSTTSYFGSEFGAGTTGKSFLENFTFSYSSPFTVSSAVISIALDGISRLNLNSLTLSGNGGTWTGVKTTVGSAQVFTLRTDGLSSGNYTLSVGGLVTGATGGSFGGNISIAAVPEASTVAMMLGGLALVGFAAYRRRRTEGNAQAQDRLMPA, from the coding sequence ATGAAGAAACTCATTGGCGGCGTCCTGCTCGCGTCGGCCCTTTGCAGCGTTGGCGCCACGGCCAGCGCAGCGCAAATCAACGGCACGCAGGCGCTGACCTTCAACAACTCGTCCACGACGTCGTACTTCGGTTCGGAATTTGGCGCCGGCACCACCGGCAAGAGCTTCCTGGAGAACTTCACGTTCAGCTATTCCAGTCCCTTCACGGTGTCCTCGGCGGTGATCTCGATCGCCCTGGACGGCATCTCGCGCCTGAACCTCAACAGCCTCACCTTGAGCGGCAATGGCGGCACCTGGACCGGCGTGAAGACCACCGTGGGCAGCGCCCAGGTGTTTACGCTGCGTACTGATGGCCTGTCCTCCGGCAACTACACCCTGTCGGTGGGCGGCCTGGTCACTGGCGCCACCGGCGGCAGCTTCGGCGGCAACATCAGCATCGCCGCCGTGCCGGAAGCCTCGACGGTGGCGATGATGCTGGGTGGCCTGGCGCTGGTGGGCTTTGCCGCCTACCGTCGCCGTCGCACCGAAGGCAATGCGCAAGCACAGGATCGCTTGATGCCGGCCTGA
- a CDS encoding FxDxF family PEP-CTERM protein, whose translation MKKLIGSLLLASAFIGMASTASAADLERTRSLIWTDATSTFNARYGEGTTGLTFLENFTFTVDAVGSAVSSAVVSIALDGLSRLGIDSFTLSGNGRTITGTPLLEGDTQTFSLRTDGLSTGLYTLSVAGTILGSEGGSFAGNISVAPVPEASTTAMMLGGLGIIGFAAYRRRRKAGEDAPQQRNDQLMPA comes from the coding sequence ATGAAAAAACTCATTGGCAGTCTGCTGCTCGCTTCCGCCTTCATCGGCATGGCATCCACGGCCAGCGCTGCTGACCTGGAGCGGACGCGCTCGCTGATCTGGACCGACGCCACGTCGACCTTCAACGCCCGCTATGGTGAAGGCACCACCGGCCTGACCTTCCTGGAAAACTTCACCTTCACGGTTGACGCCGTGGGTTCGGCGGTTTCCTCTGCGGTGGTCTCCATCGCTCTGGACGGCCTGTCGCGCCTGGGCATCGACAGCTTCACGCTGTCGGGCAACGGCCGTACCATCACCGGTACGCCCTTGCTGGAAGGTGACACCCAGACCTTCAGCCTGCGCACCGATGGCCTGAGCACCGGTCTCTACACCCTGTCGGTGGCCGGTACCATCCTGGGATCGGAAGGCGGCAGCTTCGCCGGCAACATCAGCGTCGCACCGGTGCCGGAAGCCTCGACCACCGCCATGATGCTGGGTGGCCTGGGCATCATCGGCTTTGCCGCCTACCGTCGTCGCCGCAAAGCCGGCGAGGACGCACCGCAGCAACGCAATGATCAGCTGATGCCTGCGTAA
- the xth gene encoding exodeoxyribonuclease III, translated as MKIATWNVNSLKVRLPQVLKWLEENPVDVLCLQETKLTDDKFPAAEIAAAGYLVEFSGQKTYNGVAILSRHPMNDVVKNNPLFPDEQQRIIAATIEGVRYVCAYIPNGQSLESEKYPYKLNWLAALHEWLAQEKAKNPRLALLGDYNIAPEDRDVHDPVAWQGQVLVSEPEREAFRKLQALGLTDSYRLFEQPEKMYSWWDYRQMGFRLNRGLRIDHILLSEELVPRCTACVIDKVPRKWEQPSDHAPVIATLAD; from the coding sequence ATGAAAATCGCCACCTGGAACGTCAACTCCCTCAAAGTCCGCCTGCCGCAAGTGCTCAAATGGCTGGAAGAAAACCCGGTGGATGTGCTCTGCCTGCAGGAAACCAAGCTCACCGACGACAAGTTCCCCGCTGCCGAGATCGCCGCTGCGGGCTACCTGGTGGAGTTTTCGGGACAGAAGACCTACAACGGCGTGGCCATCCTGTCGCGCCATCCGATGAACGATGTGGTCAAGAACAATCCCCTGTTCCCCGATGAACAGCAGCGCATCATCGCCGCCACCATCGAGGGGGTGCGCTATGTCTGCGCCTATATCCCCAACGGCCAGTCGCTGGAGTCCGAAAAGTATCCCTACAAGCTGAACTGGCTGGCCGCGCTGCATGAATGGCTGGCCCAGGAAAAAGCCAAGAACCCGCGCCTGGCGCTGCTGGGCGACTACAACATCGCCCCCGAAGACCGCGACGTGCATGATCCGGTGGCCTGGCAAGGCCAGGTGCTGGTGTCCGAACCCGAGCGCGAAGCCTTCCGCAAGCTGCAGGCGCTGGGCCTGACGGATTCCTACCGCCTCTTCGAACAGCCGGAAAAGATGTACAGCTGGTGGGATTACCGCCAGATGGGCTTCCGCCTCAACCGCGGCCTGCGCATCGACCATATCCTGCTGTCCGAAGAACTGGTGCCGCGCTGCACCGCCTGCGTCATCGACAAGGTGCCGCGCAAGTGGGAACAGCCTTCGGATCACGCGCCGGTGATTGCGACGCTGGCGGACTGA
- a CDS encoding arsinothricin resistance N-acetyltransferase ArsN1 family B — translation MQPSIRPATAADAPALCGIYNHYVATTAISFETEPVSEESMVARIAEVQAKFPWLVYEEEGQVLGYAYATQWKPRAAYRQSVESSVYLRHDAGGRGIGKRLYRQLFAELKPLGIHLVIGGIAQPNAASVALHESLGFVKCGVFNEVGYKMGRWIDMGYWQLKLQEVQ, via the coding sequence ATGCAGCCTTCCATCCGCCCGGCCACTGCCGCCGACGCTCCCGCCCTCTGCGGCATCTACAACCACTACGTCGCCACTACCGCCATCAGCTTCGAGACCGAACCGGTCAGTGAAGAGAGCATGGTTGCGCGCATTGCCGAGGTGCAGGCGAAGTTTCCCTGGCTGGTCTATGAAGAAGAGGGCCAGGTGCTGGGCTATGCCTATGCCACCCAATGGAAACCGCGCGCGGCTTATCGCCAGTCGGTCGAGAGCTCGGTCTACCTGCGCCACGATGCGGGTGGGCGCGGTATCGGCAAGCGCCTCTACCGTCAATTGTTTGCCGAGCTCAAGCCACTGGGCATCCACCTGGTCATTGGCGGCATCGCCCAGCCCAATGCGGCCAGCGTGGCCTTGCATGAGAGTCTGGGCTTCGTGAAGTGCGGCGTGTTCAACGAGGTGGGTTACAAGATGGGGCGATGGATCGATATGGGATACTGGCAACTCAAACTGCAAGAGGTGCAATGA
- a CDS encoding propionate--CoA ligase: protein MQYEQFYRQSVEQPEAFWAQEAQRIHWQQPFSRTLDYSRPPFARWFIDGQTNLCHNAVDRHLPERAQQAALIAISTETNSERVYTYAELQQEVMAMAASMQALGVQRGDRVLIYMPMIAEAVFAMLACARIGAVHSVVFGGFASNSLASRIDDAQPRLIVSADAGSRGGKVIPYKGLLDEAIAMAQHRPQHVLLVDRGLAPMARTAQRDVDYAPLRTQHLGQQVPVTWLESNASSYILYTSGTTGKPKGVQRDVGGYAVALASSMQHIFCGQPGETYFCTSDIGWVVGHSYIVYGPLIAGMATVLYEGLPIRPDAGIWWSIVEKYKVTRMFSAPTAIRVLKKQPPECMERYDTSSLKALYLAGEPLDETTSSWISGALKVPVIDNYWQTESGWPIISIAKGIDDKPTRLGSPGVPMPGYRLAILDEATGEPCGPDQKGVVAIEGPLPPGCMQTVYGDDERFVNTYWRSLPREVYSTFDWGIRDKDGYYFILGRTDDVINVAGHRLGTREIEESISSHPNVSEVAVVGVEDKLKGQVAFAFAIPKQAYTIATPEQRKALEAEIMAVVDKQIGAVGRPARVFFVSGLPKTRSGKLLRRAIQSICEGRDPGDLPTIEDPAALEQVRAVIKD, encoded by the coding sequence ATGCAATACGAGCAATTCTATCGGCAATCCGTCGAGCAACCCGAGGCCTTCTGGGCGCAGGAAGCGCAACGCATCCACTGGCAGCAACCGTTCTCGCGCACGCTGGATTATTCGCGCCCACCCTTTGCGCGCTGGTTCATCGATGGCCAGACCAATCTGTGCCACAACGCAGTGGACCGCCACCTGCCCGAGCGCGCCCAGCAGGCCGCGCTCATCGCCATTTCCACCGAGACCAACAGCGAGCGCGTCTACACCTATGCCGAGCTGCAGCAGGAAGTCATGGCCATGGCCGCGAGCATGCAGGCGCTGGGCGTGCAGCGTGGTGACCGGGTGCTGATCTACATGCCCATGATCGCCGAGGCCGTCTTTGCCATGCTGGCCTGCGCCCGCATCGGCGCGGTGCATTCGGTGGTGTTCGGTGGCTTTGCCTCCAACAGCCTGGCTTCGCGCATCGATGATGCACAGCCGCGCCTGATCGTCTCGGCCGATGCCGGCTCGCGCGGCGGCAAGGTCATCCCCTACAAGGGTTTGCTGGATGAAGCCATCGCCATGGCGCAGCACCGGCCGCAACACGTGCTGCTGGTGGACCGCGGACTGGCCCCGATGGCGCGCACGGCGCAGCGCGATGTCGATTACGCGCCGCTGCGTACGCAGCATCTTGGCCAGCAGGTGCCGGTGACCTGGCTGGAATCCAACGCAAGCAGTTACATCCTCTACACCTCCGGCACGACCGGCAAGCCCAAGGGCGTACAACGTGATGTCGGCGGTTACGCAGTGGCGCTGGCTTCGTCGATGCAGCACATCTTCTGCGGCCAGCCCGGCGAGACCTATTTCTGCACCTCCGACATCGGCTGGGTGGTGGGCCACTCCTACATCGTCTATGGCCCGCTGATCGCTGGCATGGCCACGGTGCTCTATGAGGGTTTGCCGATCCGTCCCGATGCCGGCATCTGGTGGAGCATCGTCGAGAAGTACAAGGTCACCCGGATGTTTTCCGCGCCGACCGCCATCCGCGTACTCAAGAAGCAACCGCCCGAGTGCATGGAGCGGTATGACACCTCCTCGCTGAAGGCCTTGTACCTGGCCGGCGAGCCGCTGGACGAGACCACCTCCAGTTGGATCTCGGGCGCGCTGAAGGTGCCCGTCATCGATAATTACTGGCAGACCGAATCGGGCTGGCCCATCATCTCCATTGCCAAGGGCATCGATGACAAGCCCACGCGCCTGGGCAGCCCTGGCGTGCCCATGCCGGGGTATCGACTGGCCATCCTCGACGAAGCCACTGGCGAGCCCTGCGGGCCGGACCAGAAGGGCGTGGTCGCCATCGAAGGCCCCTTGCCGCCGGGCTGCATGCAGACCGTGTACGGCGACGATGAGCGCTTCGTCAATACCTACTGGCGCAGCCTGCCGCGCGAAGTGTATTCCACCTTCGACTGGGGCATCCGGGACAAGGACGGTTACTACTTCATCCTGGGCCGCACCGATGATGTCATCAACGTCGCAGGCCATCGTCTGGGCACGCGCGAGATCGAGGAAAGCATCTCCAGCCATCCCAATGTGTCCGAAGTGGCCGTGGTGGGTGTCGAAGACAAGCTCAAGGGCCAGGTCGCCTTTGCCTTCGCCATCCCCAAGCAGGCCTATACCATCGCCACGCCCGAACAGCGCAAGGCGCTGGAAGCCGAGATCATGGCCGTGGTGGACAAGCAGATCGGCGCAGTGGGACGACCGGCGCGGGTCTTCTTCGTCAGCGGACTGCCCAAGACGCGCTCGGGCAAGTTGCTGCGGCGGGCCATCCAGTCCATCTGCGAAGGGCGCGATCCGGGCGATCTGCCGACCATCGAAGATCCGGCGGCGCTGGAGCAGGTGCGGGCGGTGATCAAGGACTGA